The following coding sequences are from one Nicotiana tabacum cultivar K326 chromosome 1, ASM71507v2, whole genome shotgun sequence window:
- the LOC107764101 gene encoding eukaryotic initiation factor 4A-14 (The RefSeq protein has 2 substitutions compared to this genomic sequence) has product MAGLAPEGSQFDARQYDAKMTELLGTEQEEFFTSYDEVYDSFDAMGLQENLLRGIYAYGFEKPSAIQQRGIVPFCKGLDVIQQAQSGTGKTATFCSGVLQQLDYSLVECQALVLAPTRELAQQIEKVMRALGDYLGVKVHACVGGTSVREDQRILQSGVHVVVGTPGRVFDMLRRQSLRPDHIKMFVLDEADEMLSRGFKDQIYDIFQLLPPKIQVGVFSATMPPEALEITRKFMSKPVRILVKRDDVTLEGIKQFYVNVDKEEWKLETLCDLYETLAITQSVIFVNTRRKVDWLTDKMRSRDHTVSATHGDMDQNTRDIIMREFRSGSSRVLITTDLLARGIDVQQVSLVINYDLPTQPENYLHRIGRSGRFGRKGVAINFVTKDDERMLFDIQKFYNVVIEELPANVADLL; this is encoded by the exons ATGGCTGGCTTAGCACCGGAAGGTTCTCAATTTGATGCTCGTCAGTATGATGCCAAAATGACTGAGCT GCTTGGGACTGAACAGGAGGAGTTCTTCACATCATATGATGAGGTTTATGACAGTTTTGATGCCATGGGTTTGCAAGAGAACCTTCTTAGGGGCATCTATGCTTATG GTTTTGAGAAGCCATCTGCTATCCAGCAAAGGGGTATTGTCCCATTTTGCAAGGGTCTTGATGTGATCCAACAGGCACAATCTGGAACCGGAAAGACGGCAACTTTCTGCTCTGGAGTTCTCCAGCAGCTTGATTACAGCTTAGTCGAATGTCAGGCTCTGGTTCTGGCTCCAACCCGTGAGCTTGCCCAACAGATTGAGAAGGTTATGCGAGCACTTGGTGACTATCTTGGTGTGAAGGTTCATGCTTGTGTAGGAGGTACCAGTGTCCGTGAGGATCAGCGTATCCTCCAAAGTGGTGTTCATGTGGTGGTCGGTACTCCTGGCCGTGTCTTTGACATGTTGCGCAGGCAATCTCTTCGCCCTGACCACATCAAGATGTTTGTTCTGGATGAAGCTGATGAAATGCTCTCAAGAGGTTTCAAAGATCAG ATTTATGATATTTTCCAACTGCTGCCACCAAAGATTCAAGTGGGTGTTTTCTCTGCCACTATGCCGCCTGAGGCCCTTGAAATTACTAGGAAGTTCATGAGCAAGCCTGTGAGGATTCTTGTGAAGCGTGATGAGCTTACGCTTGAAGGTATCAAGCAATTTTATGTCAATGTTGACAAGGAAGAGTGGAAGCTTGAAACGCTTTGCGATCTTTACGAGACCTTAGCCATCACCCAAAGTGTCATCTTTGTTAATACCAGGCGTAAGGTTGATTGGCTCACTGATAAAATGCGCAGCCGTGATCATACAGTATCTGCAACTCACGGAGACATGGATCAGAACACTAGAGATATCATTATGCGAGAGTTCAGATCAGGGTCATCTCGTGTGCTCATCACCACTGATCTTTTGGCCCGTGGTATTGATGTGCAGCAAGTTTCCCTTGTGATTAACTATGACCTTCCTACTCAGCCAGAGAACTACCTGCATCGTATCGGTCGTAGTGGACGATTTGGAAGAAAGGGTGTTGCTATCAACTTTGTCACAAAGGATGACGAAAGGATGCTTTTTGACATTCAAAAGTTTTACAATGTTGTAATCGAGGAGTTGCCAGCCAATGTGGCCGATCTTCTTTGA